A genomic region of Platichthys flesus chromosome 4, fPlaFle2.1, whole genome shotgun sequence contains the following coding sequences:
- the LOC133951504 gene encoding lysophosphatidic acid receptor 6-like, translated as MFNTTTLLPGSSTSSWAGNHSANCSRNDEFKYPLYSAVFSIVFVVGLITNAVAIYIFTCTLKLRNETTTYMMNLVVSDLLFVFTLPLRVFYFINRNWPFGSTLCKVSVSLFYTNMYGSMLFLTCISVDRFLAIVHPFRSRTLRTKRNAKIVCVAVWVLVLSGSLPTGFLLQSTSMVDNKTACFENFSSKQWKAHLSKMVIFIELVGFMIPLLLNFCCSIMVLQTLRQPETISRGGKLNKTKILRMIIVHLFIFCFCFIPYNVNLVFYSLVRTKTLEGCSAESVVRTIYPVALCIAVSNCCFDPIVYYFTSETIQNSIKRKSVAGRSYDAKFSEALQSETSSTLQHSLRNLKAKVFHNESSV; from the coding sequence ATGTTCAACACTACGACACTCCTCCCTGGCAGCTCCACCTCGTCCTGGGCTGGGAATCACTCGGCCAACTGCAGCAGGAACGATGAGTTCAAATACCCTCTGTACAGCGCGGTGTTCAGCATCGTGTTCGTGGTGGGACTCATCACCAACGCCGTGGCCATCTACATCTTCACCTGCACCCTGAAGCTGAGGAACGAGACCACCACCTACATGATGAACCTGGTGGTGTCGGACCTGCTGTTCGTCTTCACGCTGCCGCTGAGGGTCTTCTACTTCATCAACAGGAACTGGCCCTTTGGGAGCACGCTGTGCAAGGTGTCCGTCTCGCTGTTCTACACCAACATGTACGGCAGCATGCTCTTCCTCACCTGCATCAGCGTGGACCGCTTCCTGGCCATCGTGCACCCCTTTCGCTCAAGGACGCTCAGGACTAAACGCAACGCAAAGATAGTGTGCGTCGCCGTGTGGGTGCTGGTGCTGTCGGGGAGCCTCCCCACGGGGTTCCTGCTGCAGTCCACCTCCATGGTGGACAACAAGACCGCCTGCTTCGAGAACTTCTCGTCCAAGCAGTGGAAAGCTCATCTGTCCAAGATGGTGATATTCATAGAGTTAGTGGGCTTCATGATTCCGCTGCTGCTCAACTTCTGCTGCTCCATCATGGTGCTGCAGACGCTGCGTCAGCCCGAGACCATCAGCCGCGGGGGGAAgctgaacaaaacaaagatcCTGCGCATGATCATCGTTCACCTCTTCATCTTTTGTTTCTGCTTCATCCCCTACAATGTCAACTTGGTCTTCTACTCTCTGGTCCGGACCAAAACTTTAGAAGGCTGCTCGGCGGAGTCCGTGGTTCGGACCATCTACCCGGTGGCCCTCTGCATCGCTGTGTCCAACTGCTGCTTCGACCCCATTGTTTACTACTTCACCTCAGAGACCATCCAGAACTCCATCAAGAGGAAGTCGGTGGCCGGGCGCTCGTATGACGCCAAGTTCTCCGAGGCGCTGCAGTCAGAGACCAGCTCCACCCTGCAGCACAGCCTGAGGAATCTAAAAGCTAAAGTCTTTCACAACGAGTCTTCTGTGTGA